The Rhodohalobacter sp. SW132 region TGTGTCAGTCGGAGATCTGCAGGGATCATCAACGGCCGGTTTGGACCTTTCCGTTGCAGAAACAGCAATCTTCACATGGATAAATGAATCGGGAGTCGGAAACGCATCAGACAATGATGCCGCGATGGCCCTTCTTTACAATGTGGATAAAGATGCTGTGATCTATAAACTGCACGGCGCTTCACGCGCGGATGAGAACCTCGCGGTGACCCTCCCGGAATCGTGGAGCGGCGATTCAGTGGCCGGGTACCTGACCTTCAGGTCAGAGACAAACCGCGGTGTTTCCAACAGTCAGTTTCTCGGAACTGAAACCGCAGCCTGACCGCGTTTAGCGGCAACAGGCAGGAAAGCGGCCCACATGGGCCGCTTTTTTTTGGCTTAGCAATGTTTTGCGTTCGTTTTTTTAGAGATATAAACCAGCCCCGTTTCGGGCGGCATCATTCGAACTTTGAATTCAATAAAATACATTGCGGATAAAAATGGGGCCCTCGTCTTGCAAGGCTACGGATATATCGCACCTACGGCGCTCCCAT contains the following coding sequences:
- a CDS encoding DUF6266 family protein, with product MAKLSSGILGGISGTVGNVVGGRWRGIDYIRSKPASVKNPNTEAQRNQRMRFRLVITLLRKMQPFVVIGFRKGRKNQTEMNYAMSVNVRNAISGTYPDLEIDPQALVVSVGDLQGSSTAGLDLSVAETAIFTWINESGVGNASDNDAAMALLYNVDKDAVIYKLHGASRADENLAVTLPESWSGDSVAGYLTFRSETNRGVSNSQFLGTETAA